The proteins below come from a single Polynucleobacter sp. MWH-UH23A genomic window:
- a CDS encoding DUF3047 domain-containing protein — MYKIALSISTFLMAAALSGCIGFGGSSVQDGSGQAFHVDQIPAQEDLPKFSAEAAREGVPQGWSFYRIAPYKKNTVYRLENYQGKTVLSANSKTAASGLAVKLKPKKANNLWLQWEWKALSAIPEADNSEGYRDDAPLRILVAFDGNKSKLSLKEKMNFEMANLISGQEMPYATLMYIWSGKSPVDSIITNAHTSRVKMIVVDSGWDNLGQWHKHQRDLSADYKLAYGEPPGDVIGIALLTDTDNTKSETRAFYGDIELVRKSAK; from the coding sequence ATGTACAAAATTGCTTTATCCATTTCCACATTCCTCATGGCTGCTGCGCTATCGGGTTGCATTGGATTTGGCGGTAGTTCAGTTCAGGATGGGTCTGGGCAAGCATTTCATGTTGATCAGATTCCTGCTCAGGAGGACTTACCAAAGTTCTCTGCAGAGGCAGCACGCGAAGGTGTGCCGCAGGGCTGGAGTTTTTATCGCATTGCCCCTTATAAAAAGAATACCGTCTATCGCCTAGAAAATTACCAAGGTAAAACAGTCTTAAGCGCAAACTCAAAAACGGCTGCATCAGGATTAGCGGTAAAGTTAAAGCCAAAAAAAGCTAATAACTTATGGTTACAGTGGGAGTGGAAGGCTCTGAGTGCCATCCCTGAGGCTGACAATAGTGAGGGCTATCGCGATGATGCACCCTTAAGAATCTTAGTTGCGTTTGATGGCAATAAATCCAAACTTTCTTTAAAAGAAAAAATGAATTTTGAGATGGCGAATTTAATTAGTGGTCAAGAAATGCCTTATGCCACTCTGATGTATATCTGGTCTGGAAAATCGCCTGTTGATTCCATCATTACCAACGCCCATACTTCGCGCGTCAAAATGATTGTTGTGGATTCAGGTTGGGATAATTTAGGTCAGTGGCACAAGCATCAGCGTGATTTGTCTGCCGACTACAAGCTTGCCTATGGTGAACCTCCGGGTGATGTGATTGGTATTGCTTTACTAACTGATACAGATAACACCAAATCCGAAACTCGTGCTTTCTATGGTGATATCGAGCTGGTTCGTAAGTCTGCTAAATAA
- a CDS encoding glycosyltransferase family 39 protein, which translates to MRQYSPSSWAAISICIAALVHFVLGFAIEFSVDEAHYALYAQHLAWSYFDHPPLVGWIQWPLVAITSSEGIIRLIPEFLWILSCYLVYQATLEIHHLIQGRNAGYLTSTLPSQNTCGLMAVLAIIAAPIPHILSIGLLPDTLLAPLSLGLMMMALRWLNKDRFSTRDWIFTGILLGLSGLSKYTAAFSAFAFLLVFLSNTKKAWINTAGFWLAFIIALLCISPVLYWNWINDWISFKYQIAHGAGSTWLWRRLMAYVGIQVLVYGPLLVLGTYLFIKYCIHGVKLSIWALLGFFAIPFVIFATLAGGGGLPHWTSPAWFCLAPFAGIGLAKAWSTQHRRLIQILFVFQLTLCAIGFAYVLSGGINLAMIKSNPIADLYGWKLAGQKAAELSRASKASGIAVQNWTLGSRAAWYAKPTPVFVLDQRQDQFDLWFGKLPQGANILLINWSGMPFPAPVGNKDSFERCEPLDSLEIRRFGQILSKFDFSLCSNWQGSELAR; encoded by the coding sequence ATGCGCCAATACTCACCATCAAGCTGGGCTGCAATTAGCATTTGCATTGCGGCATTGGTGCACTTTGTCCTAGGTTTTGCAATTGAGTTTTCGGTCGACGAGGCCCACTACGCCTTGTACGCACAGCATCTTGCTTGGAGCTACTTTGATCATCCACCGCTAGTCGGCTGGATTCAGTGGCCACTGGTTGCCATTACCTCTTCCGAGGGAATCATTCGCCTCATCCCAGAATTTCTATGGATACTTTCCTGTTATCTGGTTTATCAAGCCACTTTAGAAATACATCATTTAATTCAAGGCAGAAATGCAGGTTACTTAACTAGCACCCTTCCCTCTCAAAATACCTGCGGACTCATGGCTGTGCTCGCCATAATTGCCGCACCGATACCCCACATACTTTCAATCGGCCTATTGCCAGATACTTTGCTTGCACCCCTGAGTCTTGGTTTGATGATGATGGCGCTTCGCTGGCTCAACAAAGATCGCTTTAGTACCCGCGATTGGATTTTTACCGGCATCTTATTGGGTCTATCAGGCCTTAGTAAATACACTGCTGCTTTTAGCGCTTTTGCGTTCTTGCTCGTATTCTTGAGCAACACCAAAAAAGCTTGGATTAATACAGCAGGATTTTGGCTGGCCTTCATCATCGCATTGCTCTGCATCAGTCCTGTCCTGTATTGGAATTGGATTAACGATTGGATTTCATTTAAGTATCAAATTGCTCACGGTGCAGGCAGCACATGGCTATGGCGAAGATTGATGGCTTATGTAGGTATTCAGGTCTTGGTCTATGGACCACTGCTAGTGCTTGGTACTTATTTATTCATTAAATATTGCATTCATGGTGTCAAACTTTCTATCTGGGCTTTACTAGGATTCTTCGCAATCCCATTTGTAATCTTTGCAACACTTGCTGGTGGAGGTGGGCTACCGCACTGGACATCTCCCGCATGGTTTTGTCTCGCTCCATTTGCGGGTATTGGCTTAGCAAAAGCCTGGTCCACTCAACATCGTCGCCTCATTCAAATTCTCTTTGTTTTTCAATTGACACTTTGCGCTATTGGATTTGCTTACGTACTCTCAGGCGGGATTAATTTAGCAATGATTAAATCCAATCCGATTGCCGATCTCTATGGTTGGAAATTGGCAGGCCAAAAGGCAGCAGAACTAAGTAGAGCAAGTAAAGCCAGTGGTATAGCTGTGCAAAATTGGACCTTAGGTAGCCGGGCCGCTTGGTATGCCAAACCGACCCCAGTATTTGTATTGGATCAACGACAAGACCAGTTTGACCTCTGGTTTGGTAAGTTACCTCAAGGGGCAAATATTCTTCTGATCAACTGGTCTGGCATGCCCTTTCCAGCTCCGGTGGGCAACAAGGACTCTTTTGAACGTTGTGAGCCCTTAGACAGCCTAGAAATTAGACGTTTTGGTCAAATTTTGTCCAAATTTGACTTTAGCCTGTGTAGCAATTGGCAGGGATCTGAATTAGCAAGGTAA
- a CDS encoding lysylphosphatidylglycerol synthase transmembrane domain-containing protein — MRSQVTSTPNPKDAAGWKSILKRAWPTIRIVLSVALLWKATSGIDWHTLLDSEIKMQPIWLVAAAIAICCAFICGGLRWGFLMRSVGFQGSLFKYVALYFAGGLINQGLPSTLGGDSYRAITATHLNSAGNLSATNELDQELHHSVDLEHATPKLRLSFAMVLVDRLLGLAGNNLLGGLGLILGGATLAAWGQELGYAVVAVMVLAGLGIALVLAWKPTTELLEKLLARLNMGNAIPGIRLAFSWPMNIAQAIFAIATHGFIILAFGFCLRAYGAEAPISSLMIGLPALSLLLMLPISISGWGLREATLSSVLSLWGVSPSLTVLASISYGALTVISVLPGAYFLLKRK; from the coding sequence ATGCGTTCACAAGTCACATCCACCCCAAATCCAAAAGATGCTGCTGGGTGGAAATCCATTCTGAAACGCGCATGGCCAACGATTCGGATCGTCCTATCAGTCGCCTTGCTTTGGAAAGCAACCAGCGGCATTGATTGGCACACCCTTCTTGACTCAGAGATCAAGATGCAGCCAATCTGGCTCGTTGCCGCAGCAATTGCAATTTGCTGTGCATTTATTTGTGGTGGCTTGCGCTGGGGTTTTCTGATGCGCAGCGTGGGATTTCAAGGAAGTCTATTCAAGTATGTCGCGCTATATTTTGCAGGCGGCTTAATTAATCAAGGCCTACCAAGCACCCTTGGTGGGGATAGCTATCGTGCAATTACTGCTACACACCTTAACAGCGCTGGCAATCTTAGTGCAACAAACGAGTTAGACCAAGAGTTACATCATTCCGTCGATTTGGAGCATGCAACACCAAAACTGCGTTTAAGCTTTGCCATGGTACTTGTTGATCGTCTTTTGGGCTTAGCCGGAAATAATTTGCTTGGAGGACTTGGACTTATTTTGGGTGGCGCAACTCTTGCCGCTTGGGGACAAGAACTGGGTTATGCCGTTGTCGCTGTCATGGTGTTGGCCGGGTTAGGAATCGCATTAGTTCTGGCCTGGAAACCCACTACCGAGCTATTAGAGAAGTTACTGGCTCGCTTGAATATGGGTAATGCAATACCTGGTATCCGTCTCGCTTTCTCATGGCCCATGAACATTGCTCAGGCAATTTTTGCAATTGCAACCCATGGATTTATTATTCTGGCTTTTGGTTTTTGCTTAAGGGCTTATGGCGCAGAAGCACCAATCTCAAGCTTAATGATCGGGCTACCTGCATTAAGCCTTTTATTAATGCTGCCAATTAGCATTTCAGGTTGGGGACTACGTGAGGCGACTCTATCTTCTGTCTTGTCACTATGGGGAGTCAGCCCATCACTAACGGTGCTCGCCTCAATTAGTTACGGCGCACTCACTGTGATATCTGTTTTACCAGGCGCATATTTTTTACTAAAACGAAAATAA
- a CDS encoding glycosyltransferase family 9 protein, with amino-acid sequence MAISVNTMRVIDHWVGVPLCAIVSPLVALMDRIKNIFSRGPETPKKLLFIELSEMGSAILVDPAMRNAQARGAEIFFLIFKSNRASLTLLNTVKPENIFTIDSSNLGGLIKDTLRFLVLARYHRIDTVIDLELFSRFTALLTGLCGARKRVGYHIFHGEGLWRGFMLTRKVHYNPHIHITKNFLSLIHAAFAKEIEVPFSKVHISDEEVKLEQAVINPDVLKKVLSRIEKKAAEAGIPFTYGKNRIILINPNASDLLPQRRWSQQRFSELIQAVNQRYPDDLILITGSPAEFVYVDKVRFVANVKNALNFAGQVSFSELPPLYTLSDVMVTNDSGPGHFSAVTPLRTVVLFGPETPALYGSIGNSIAITANLACSPCVSAANHRKTPCHDNVCMQAISVAQVLEKVNIQLQEADKAKGR; translated from the coding sequence ATGGCTATTAGCGTCAACACTATGCGGGTAATTGATCATTGGGTTGGCGTACCCCTTTGCGCAATTGTTAGCCCCCTTGTGGCATTGATGGATCGCATCAAAAATATCTTTAGCCGTGGGCCTGAGACCCCAAAAAAACTACTCTTTATTGAGCTCTCCGAAATGGGTAGCGCAATTTTGGTAGACCCCGCAATGCGAAATGCACAAGCACGTGGCGCAGAGATTTTCTTCTTGATTTTTAAAAGTAATCGCGCAAGCCTTACCCTGCTAAATACAGTGAAACCAGAAAATATCTTCACCATTGACTCTTCCAACTTGGGTGGGCTCATTAAAGATACATTGCGTTTTTTGGTTTTGGCTCGCTATCACCGTATTGATACAGTGATTGACCTTGAGCTCTTCTCACGCTTCACTGCTCTTCTAACGGGTCTATGCGGCGCTCGCAAGCGAGTTGGTTACCACATCTTTCATGGTGAAGGCTTATGGCGTGGCTTCATGCTGACCCGCAAAGTTCATTACAACCCGCACATTCACATTACCAAAAATTTCCTTTCTCTAATTCATGCAGCGTTTGCCAAAGAGATTGAAGTGCCATTTAGCAAAGTTCATATCTCTGATGAGGAAGTAAAGCTTGAGCAAGCGGTCATTAATCCCGATGTTTTGAAAAAAGTACTTTCTCGAATTGAAAAAAAGGCTGCTGAAGCCGGCATTCCATTTACCTATGGAAAAAATCGGATTATCTTGATCAACCCAAATGCGAGCGATCTCCTGCCTCAACGTCGCTGGTCTCAACAGCGCTTCTCCGAATTGATTCAAGCAGTTAACCAACGCTATCCTGATGATCTAATCTTGATCACAGGTTCACCAGCTGAGTTTGTATACGTTGATAAAGTGCGCTTCGTTGCTAATGTTAAGAACGCTCTGAATTTTGCTGGCCAAGTGAGCTTCTCTGAACTACCTCCGCTCTATACACTCTCAGATGTAATGGTCACCAATGACTCTGGTCCAGGACACTTTTCTGCGGTAACGCCACTCAGAACAGTGGTGCTGTTTGGCCCTGAAACTCCTGCTCTTTATGGCTCAATAGGCAACTCTATTGCGATTACCGCAAACCTTGCTTGCTCTCCATGCGTGAGCGCAGCGAACCACCGCAAGACACCTTGTCATGACAATGTATGCATGCAAGCAATTAGCGTTGCACAAGTATTGGAAAAAGTGAATATTCAACTACAAGAAGCAGATAAGGCTAAAGGCCGCTAG
- a CDS encoding phosphatase PAP2 family protein yields MSKKAISTLAWIIPLAPLSLAAAIYFGELQSTSFLLINRFTQLLPDTMWAWLTFLGNGWGIFSLSFPLLLLSPRLFSAGILGGGISAMASTILKNIFDLPRPGGLLEEGSFHRIGELLQYKAFPSGHTLTAFAIASALYFSCAKTKRPHLLILFVVASLVGLSRNAVGAHWLTDVLAGAGVGMWCGMLGAQLATYIPDSQLKPQSIWSRFIAIGGLVSIYAHYTQVMDLELNLPLQYASIAIVVITLIFFIKAQTGKTQEKAK; encoded by the coding sequence ATGAGCAAGAAAGCGATCTCTACGCTAGCTTGGATTATCCCGCTTGCCCCATTAAGTCTTGCTGCAGCAATTTATTTTGGCGAACTCCAAAGCACCAGCTTTTTATTAATTAATCGCTTTACCCAACTCTTACCAGACACTATGTGGGCTTGGCTCACTTTCTTGGGTAATGGCTGGGGAATATTCTCACTTTCATTTCCACTACTTTTGTTATCACCACGGTTATTTAGCGCTGGAATTTTAGGTGGCGGCATCTCAGCAATGGCGAGCACTATCCTCAAAAACATTTTTGATTTACCGAGACCAGGGGGGCTTTTAGAGGAGGGAAGCTTTCATCGTATTGGCGAACTTCTCCAGTACAAGGCTTTCCCATCTGGTCATACGCTTACCGCTTTCGCAATTGCAAGTGCCCTATATTTTTCTTGCGCCAAAACTAAACGCCCTCACCTACTGATTCTATTCGTAGTTGCAAGCCTTGTCGGCTTATCTCGTAATGCCGTTGGGGCGCACTGGTTAACCGATGTCTTGGCGGGCGCAGGAGTTGGTATGTGGTGCGGCATGCTTGGCGCCCAACTTGCGACTTATATCCCTGACTCACAGCTCAAACCCCAATCAATCTGGAGTCGCTTTATTGCGATTGGGGGTCTCGTTTCGATTTATGCTCATTACACCCAAGTAATGGACCTCGAGTTAAATCTTCCACTGCAATACGCTTCTATTGCGATTGTTGTCATTACCCTGATATTTTTTATTAAGGCCCAGACAGGCAAGACTCAAGAGAAAGCGAAATAA
- the rlmJ gene encoding 23S rRNA (adenine(2030)-N(6))-methyltransferase RlmJ, with translation MFSYRHAFHAGSHADILKHITLIQLVQYLQEKPGALTIVDTHAGAGIYSLEDGFAAVSKEAEGGIFRLQDFVKSGNPIPENIQQYLDCIQAENPDTGLKLYPGSPFILARFLRPQDRLKLFELHPKEIDILRQNIAQLKQVKQIDIYAEDSFSRLKGLLPPPSRRGLVLIDPSYEDKQDYRHLEIAIEEALRRFATGCYAIWYPVISRRESAELPDRMKRIANANKRSWLHAELRVENAPGERRLQASGMFIINPPWTLEKHLAEAMPVLVKALGLDGGAKLTLKSFEA, from the coding sequence ATGTTTAGCTATCGACACGCTTTCCATGCGGGCAGTCATGCTGACATTCTCAAGCACATTACCCTCATTCAGCTAGTTCAGTATTTACAAGAAAAGCCTGGCGCATTAACTATCGTTGACACCCATGCTGGCGCTGGAATTTATAGTCTTGAAGATGGCTTTGCGGCTGTTAGCAAAGAAGCTGAAGGTGGGATATTTCGCCTACAAGACTTCGTTAAGTCCGGGAACCCAATTCCTGAGAACATTCAACAATATCTAGACTGTATTCAAGCTGAAAATCCAGATACAGGACTCAAGCTCTACCCAGGGTCACCATTCATACTTGCGCGCTTCTTGCGTCCGCAAGACCGTCTCAAGCTATTTGAACTGCACCCCAAAGAAATTGATATTCTTCGTCAGAATATTGCGCAGCTGAAGCAAGTCAAACAAATAGACATTTATGCCGAAGATAGTTTTAGCAGGCTAAAGGGTCTACTCCCGCCCCCAAGTAGGCGCGGTCTTGTGCTCATTGATCCTTCGTACGAAGATAAACAAGATTACCGCCATCTTGAAATCGCAATTGAAGAGGCCTTGCGCCGCTTTGCAACGGGTTGTTACGCAATCTGGTACCCAGTTATCTCTAGAAGAGAATCCGCAGAACTTCCTGATCGCATGAAACGAATTGCAAATGCTAATAAACGATCTTGGCTACATGCAGAGTTAAGGGTAGAAAATGCCCCGGGAGAGCGTCGTTTGCAAGCTAGCGGCATGTTTATTATTAACCCACCTTGGACGCTAGAGAAACATCTAGCTGAAGCAATGCCGGTGTTAGTTAAAGCGCTTGGCCTGGATGGTGGTGCAAAACTAACATTGAAGAGTTTCGAGGCTTAA
- a CDS encoding heme-binding protein encodes MSDSLFRIIFLLALIFSGTAMAIEEPRYSVIENAPPFELRAYDPMIVAEVQVDGDLDEASRQGFQLIAAYIFGKNQVNESMGISASVTIEERLSKGVKIAMTAPVIVESSAERWTVSFVMPAEHTLATLPRPLDSRVRLRAVPAEKKAVIRFTGFYNSQKVAEKTLELEQWIRDNNLRAIGDPKFARYDPPWTLPFLRRNEILLNVH; translated from the coding sequence GTGAGCGATTCCTTGTTTAGGATTATTTTTTTATTGGCGCTTATTTTTAGTGGAACTGCAATGGCGATTGAGGAGCCCAGATACTCCGTGATTGAAAATGCCCCTCCATTTGAATTGAGGGCTTATGATCCAATGATTGTGGCAGAGGTACAGGTAGATGGCGATTTAGATGAAGCTTCCCGACAAGGATTTCAATTAATTGCAGCTTATATTTTCGGTAAAAATCAGGTAAATGAAAGTATGGGCATTAGCGCATCAGTGACAATTGAGGAGCGATTATCCAAAGGTGTCAAGATAGCCATGACTGCCCCAGTCATTGTTGAGAGTAGTGCAGAGCGATGGACAGTTTCTTTTGTGATGCCAGCCGAACACACTTTAGCAACCTTGCCGAGACCTCTTGATTCCAGGGTTCGACTCAGGGCTGTACCAGCCGAAAAAAAGGCTGTCATTCGATTTACTGGTTTCTATAATAGTCAGAAGGTGGCAGAAAAAACTCTTGAGCTGGAGCAGTGGATAAGAGACAACAATCTTCGAGCGATTGGAGATCCTAAATTTGCTCGATATGATCCGCCCTGGACTCTACCGTTTCTACGTCGTAATGAAATTTTGCTGAATGTGCATTAG
- a CDS encoding LD-carboxypeptidase: protein MKSIYLIAPSGANIDPKSPEAGIAYLQGQGIEIINAQCVHRVQERFAGSDAERLNELNGLAKVDPKNLVMAMRGGYGIHRLLPEINWNAIANAVKSGLQICGHSDFTVFELGLLAKTGAVTLSGPMLNYDFGRFDESGKNLPPNPFMWKHFVSAAQERKLACQIQAPQSYLGELTAGSISGLLWGGNLTVIASLVGTPYLPSSEQTKGGILFLEDVNEHPYRLERMLMQLLDAGVLQNQSAILLGGFSSYRLFDNDKGYNLERAIETIRGRLPKQIPILTDLPFGHQTEKLTLPVGAKATLAYSSHGFDIEAHW from the coding sequence GTGAAGTCTATTTATTTAATTGCTCCCTCGGGCGCCAATATCGACCCCAAAAGTCCTGAAGCAGGCATTGCCTACCTTCAAGGCCAAGGTATTGAGATTATCAATGCTCAGTGTGTGCATCGAGTTCAAGAACGTTTTGCTGGTAGCGATGCTGAGCGTTTAAATGAGCTAAATGGTTTAGCAAAAGTTGACCCAAAAAATCTGGTGATGGCGATGCGAGGTGGTTATGGCATTCATCGCTTATTGCCTGAAATTAATTGGAATGCCATTGCGAATGCTGTAAAAAGTGGATTGCAAATTTGTGGACATAGCGATTTCACAGTTTTTGAACTTGGATTGCTGGCAAAGACTGGCGCAGTCACTTTGTCTGGGCCTATGCTTAATTACGACTTTGGGCGCTTTGATGAGAGCGGTAAGAATCTCCCCCCAAATCCATTTATGTGGAAGCATTTCGTATCAGCCGCACAAGAACGCAAATTAGCTTGTCAAATTCAGGCGCCACAGTCTTATTTGGGCGAGTTAACTGCAGGATCGATCTCGGGATTGCTTTGGGGTGGTAACTTGACAGTGATAGCTAGTCTTGTTGGAACGCCTTATCTGCCATCATCAGAACAAACAAAGGGCGGTATTTTATTTTTGGAGGATGTAAACGAGCATCCCTACCGATTGGAAAGAATGTTGATGCAATTGCTTGATGCTGGCGTTCTTCAAAACCAGTCTGCCATATTATTGGGCGGATTTTCTTCCTATCGTTTATTCGATAACGATAAGGGCTATAACTTGGAACGCGCCATTGAAACCATTCGTGGTCGTTTGCCAAAACAAATCCCGATTTTGACAGATTTACCATTTGGTCATCAGACTGAAAAGCTGACTTTACCTGTTGGAGCAAAGGCGACCCTAGCGTACAGTTCTCATGGGTTTGATATTGAGGCACATTGGTGA
- the tadA gene encoding tRNA adenosine(34) deaminase TadA, with amino-acid sequence MTQAELDHQFMQQAIEQAQLAALEGEVPVGAVLVRNGKVISKAFNRPITHHDPSAHAEMLALRAAAKAEENYRLPGSTLYVTLEPCTMCAGAMLHARVERVVYGAPDPKTGAAGSVLDVFSSKQINHQTTVEGGVMGEECGQLLRSFFKERR; translated from the coding sequence ATGACCCAAGCCGAACTTGACCATCAATTTATGCAGCAAGCTATCGAGCAAGCGCAGTTAGCTGCTCTAGAGGGAGAGGTTCCCGTGGGTGCGGTTTTAGTGCGAAACGGTAAGGTAATTTCAAAGGCATTTAATCGACCTATTACACATCATGATCCGAGCGCTCATGCAGAAATGTTGGCGCTTAGAGCTGCCGCCAAGGCTGAAGAAAACTATCGTCTACCTGGCAGTACTCTGTATGTCACTTTGGAGCCTTGCACTATGTGTGCTGGAGCAATGCTTCATGCGCGGGTAGAGCGTGTTGTCTATGGAGCGCCTGATCCAAAAACGGGTGCCGCCGGAAGTGTTTTAGATGTATTCTCATCGAAGCAGATTAATCATCAAACGACTGTCGAGGGTGGGGTTATGGGTGAAGAGTGCGGTCAATTGCTACGTAGCTTCTTTAAGGAGCGTCGGTGA
- the queD gene encoding 6-carboxytetrahydropterin synthase QueD translates to MTKKQSNISITRRLEFDSGHRIPNHDGQCRHLHGHRYAIEVTLSGEVADHPGKADDGMVLDFGDIKRLTNQYVVEPWDHAFLVAKEDEKLVAFLASLPNHKTVIMDHVPTVENLANTAFAILQPVFNKAFGGRLELSAVRLYETPNCWADVHHQ, encoded by the coding sequence ATGACTAAAAAACAATCCAATATTTCTATTACGCGTCGCCTTGAATTTGATTCGGGACATCGTATTCCCAATCATGATGGTCAGTGCAGACATCTGCATGGTCATCGTTATGCAATTGAGGTAACGCTCAGTGGTGAGGTGGCGGATCACCCCGGTAAGGCAGACGATGGAATGGTGTTAGATTTTGGGGATATCAAACGTCTCACAAATCAATATGTGGTTGAGCCTTGGGATCATGCATTTTTGGTCGCAAAAGAAGATGAAAAATTAGTAGCATTCTTGGCGAGTCTTCCAAATCACAAAACCGTGATCATGGATCATGTACCTACAGTGGAAAACTTGGCAAATACCGCTTTCGCAATTTTGCAGCCAGTATTTAATAAAGCCTTTGGTGGCCGACTCGAACTCTCTGCAGTCCGTCTTTATGAAACTCCTAATTGTTGGGCAGATGTGCATCATCAATAA
- the queE gene encoding 7-carboxy-7-deazaguanine synthase — translation MYTVKELFPTLQGEGAHAGRAAVFCRFAGCNLWSGREEDRASAVCQFCDTDFVGSDGIGGGKFNSAQDLAGAIEESWKSTSAGPQQRYVVFTGGEPLLQLDEDLISALHQKGFEVAIETNGTIKVPKGVDWVCVSPKAGADLIVLQANELKLVVPQVGHDALEKLMSRFEKMDYRNRFLQPMDGPNVKSNTELAVALCQKRPLWRLSIQSHKLIGIR, via the coding sequence ATGTACACAGTAAAAGAACTTTTCCCTACGCTCCAAGGCGAAGGCGCGCATGCCGGTCGCGCCGCAGTTTTTTGCCGCTTCGCTGGATGTAATTTGTGGAGCGGTCGCGAAGAGGATCGCGCTAGTGCAGTTTGCCAATTTTGCGATACTGATTTTGTGGGTAGTGATGGCATTGGTGGCGGTAAATTCAATTCCGCACAAGATCTTGCCGGTGCTATTGAGGAATCTTGGAAAAGTACCTCGGCGGGCCCTCAGCAACGATATGTTGTATTTACTGGTGGTGAACCATTACTGCAGCTGGATGAAGATCTCATCTCTGCACTTCATCAAAAAGGTTTTGAGGTGGCCATTGAAACGAATGGCACCATTAAAGTTCCTAAGGGTGTGGATTGGGTTTGCGTCAGTCCAAAGGCTGGAGCCGATCTGATTGTGCTTCAAGCTAACGAATTGAAATTGGTGGTGCCACAAGTTGGCCATGATGCCCTGGAAAAGTTAATGTCTCGATTTGAAAAGATGGATTACCGTAACCGTTTCTTGCAGCCTATGGATGGACCAAATGTAAAAAGTAATACCGAATTGGCCGTTGCTTTGTGCCAAAAGCGTCCATTATGGAGATTAAGCATTCAATCGCATAAACTGATTGGAATCCGATAA
- a CDS encoding ferritin-like domain-containing protein: MTELRQTALEILAITDPKIKVGRTFQLFDDHQQQNLNLNIAAIYDDANLQLPGRPHKPELVPPLDVPKRKMDTIDGRASLLHSLAHIEFNAINLALDAIWRFPDMPEQYYADWLKVAKEEAYHFTLVNEYIQSFGYSYGDFQAHNSLWEMVERTQDSVIARMALVPRTMEARGLDAVPMIRERFRQIKDTRAVEILDIILRDEIGHVSIGNYWFNYLCSEAAISPISTYRDLARQYRAPKLRGPFNLDARKQAGFTVEELSLLGV, encoded by the coding sequence ATGACTGAGTTGCGCCAAACCGCCCTTGAAATTTTGGCAATTACAGACCCAAAGATCAAGGTTGGTCGAACATTTCAGTTATTTGATGACCATCAACAGCAAAATCTAAATCTCAATATTGCTGCAATTTATGATGACGCCAATCTTCAACTTCCTGGTCGACCACATAAACCAGAATTAGTTCCCCCTTTAGATGTTCCTAAAAGAAAGATGGATACCATTGATGGTAGAGCATCTTTGCTGCACTCATTAGCACATATCGAATTTAATGCTATCAATCTTGCTCTGGATGCCATCTGGCGTTTCCCCGATATGCCTGAGCAGTACTACGCAGACTGGTTAAAGGTTGCCAAAGAAGAGGCTTATCACTTCACTCTCGTAAATGAATACATTCAATCGTTTGGGTATTCATATGGAGACTTTCAAGCCCACAACAGTCTGTGGGAGATGGTTGAGAGAACTCAGGATTCGGTAATCGCTAGAATGGCCTTAGTACCCAGGACTATGGAAGCGAGAGGTCTTGATGCAGTACCGATGATTCGCGAGCGATTCAGACAAATAAAAGATACGCGCGCCGTTGAAATTCTTGACATTATTCTTCGAGATGAGATTGGCCACGTTTCTATTGGTAATTATTGGTTTAATTATTTATGTAGCGAGGCGGCTATATCGCCAATTTCAACTTATCGAGACTTAGCAAGGCAATACCGCGCTCCAAAATTGAGGGGGCCGTTTAATCTTGATGCACGCAAGCAGGCAGGCTTTACGGTTGAAGAGTTAAGTTTGCTTGGGGTATAG